One Malania oleifera isolate guangnan ecotype guangnan chromosome 10, ASM2987363v1, whole genome shotgun sequence genomic region harbors:
- the LOC131166100 gene encoding UDP-glycosyltransferase TURAN isoform X3, whose amino-acid sequence MAALVPDHTKLMQSIGKMEEKMGKRGRAAVVVLGDLGRSPRMQYHALSLARQASLEVDIVAYGVLEQQSIHIHKMTQWPTIPQSLPKILHPFMLLLKPLVQFFVLFWFLCVKIPSPDVFIVQNPPSVPTLVAVKWASWLRRSAFIVDWHNFGHTLLALSLGRSSRFVAVYHWLEKHYGKMANGSLCVTRAMRHELAQNWGIKATVLYDQPPEFFHPASLEEKHELFCRLGKNLNQAHGVRDCVSNGTMGMHSCDLETLFTTQVGSDIFLKPNRPALIVSSTSWTQDEDFGILLEAAVMYDRRVAAILNEDDSISEDAVWNEICDGKQFPYPRLLFIITGKGPEKEKYEGKIRRLHLKRVAFRTMWLSAEDYPLLLGSADLGVCLHTSSSGLDLPMKVVDMFGCGLPVCAVSYSCIKELVKVDKNGLLFSSSSELADELLMLLKGFPDECDALKVLRNGALKMGSSARWASEWEEHAKPLISEVLSQNFS is encoded by the exons ATGGCTG CTTTGGTACCAGATCACACGAAATTGATGCAATCAATAGGGAAAATGGAAGAGAAGATGGGGAAGAGAGGCAGGGCGGCAGTGGTGGTTCTGGGGGATCTGGGCCGCAGCCCTCGCATGCAGTACCATGCCCTTTCCCTTGCTCGTCAG GCGTCTCTGGAGGTAGACATTGTTGCATATGGAG TTTTAGAGCAGCAATCTATTCATATTCACAAAATG ACGCAATGGCCAACAATCCCACAATCTCTACCAAAGATACTTCATCCCTTCATGCTTTTGCTCAAGCCCTTGGTCCAGTTTTTTGTGCTTTTTTGGTTTCTCTGTGTCAAAATTCCATCACCTGATGTTTTCATAGTGCAG AATCCACCTTCTGTTCCAACCTTGGTGGCTGTAAAATGGGCAAGTTGGTTAAGACGTTCTGCATTTATTGTTGATTGGCATAATTTTGGACATACTTTGTTGGCGTTATCTCTGGGAAGAAGTAGTCGATTTGTGGCGGTGTACCACTG GCTCGAGAAGCATTATGGGAAGATGGCAAATGGTTCCCTATGTGTAACAAGGGCAATGCGACATGAATTGGCTCAAAATTGGGGAATTAA GGCTACTGTTCTTTATGACCAGCCTCCTGAATTCTTCCATCCTGCTTCACTTGAGGAGAAGCATGAG TTATTTTGTAGATTAGGTAAAAATCTTAATCAGGCTCATGGTGTTCGAGATTGTGTAAGCAATG GAACTATGGGCATGCATAGCTGTGATCTAGAGACTTTATTTACCACCCAGGTTGGCAGTGACATTTTTTTGAAACCAAACAGGCCCGCACTTATTGTTAGCAGTACAAGCTG GACTCAAGATGAAGATTTTGGCATCCTCCTGGAAGCAGCAGTTATGTATGATAGACGTGTTGCTGCTATTTTAAATGAAGATGATTCAATTTCAGAAGATGCTGTTTGGAATGAAATATGTGATGGGAAGCAATTCCCATACCCAAGGTTGTTATTCATAATTACAG GTAAAGGGCCTGAAAAAGAAAAATACGAAGGAAAAATTAGGAGACTGCACCTAAAACGTGTGGCATTTCGTACCATGTGGCTCTCTGCTGAGGATTACCCATTGCTGCTTG GATCAGCAGACCTAGGTGTTTGCCTGCACACTTCCTCATCTGGGCTGGACCTTCCAATGAAG GTTGTGGATATGTTTGGTTGTGGGTTGCCTGTGTGCGCAGTTTCCTACTCTTG CATCAAGGAACTTGTGAAGGTTGACAAAAACGGCCTCCTCTTTTCATCATCATCTGAACTAGCTGACGAACTCTTG ATGCTATTGAAGGGTTTTCCAGATGAATGTGATGCTCTTAAGGTGTTGAGAAATGGTGCCTTGAAAATGGGGTCTTCTGCAAGGTGGGCGTCCGAGTGGGAAGAGCATGCCAAACCATTAATATCAGAG GTTCTTTCTCAAAACTTCAGTTGA
- the LOC131166100 gene encoding UDP-glycosyltransferase TURAN isoform X1 produces MAALVPDHTKLMQSIGKMEEKMGKRGRAAVVVLGDLGRSPRMQYHALSLARQASLEVDIVAYGGTDPHVAVLEQQSIHIHKMTQWPTIPQSLPKILHPFMLLLKPLVQFFVLFWFLCVKIPSPDVFIVQNPPSVPTLVAVKWASWLRRSAFIVDWHNFGHTLLALSLGRSSRFVAVYHWLEKHYGKMANGSLCVTRAMRHELAQNWGIKATVLYDQPPEFFHPASLEEKHELFCRLGKNLNQAHGVRDCVSNGTMGMHSCDLETLFTTQVGSDIFLKPNRPALIVSSTSWTQDEDFGILLEAAVMYDRRVAAILNEDDSISEDAVWNEICDGKQFPYPRLLFIITGKGPEKEKYEGKIRRLHLKRVAFRTMWLSAEDYPLLLGSADLGVCLHTSSSGLDLPMKVVDMFGCGLPVCAVSYSCIKELVKVDKNGLLFSSSSELADELLMLLKGFPDECDALKVLRNGALKMGSSARWASEWEEHAKPLISEVLSQNFS; encoded by the exons ATGGCTG CTTTGGTACCAGATCACACGAAATTGATGCAATCAATAGGGAAAATGGAAGAGAAGATGGGGAAGAGAGGCAGGGCGGCAGTGGTGGTTCTGGGGGATCTGGGCCGCAGCCCTCGCATGCAGTACCATGCCCTTTCCCTTGCTCGTCAG GCGTCTCTGGAGGTAGACATTGTTGCATATGGAG GTACTGATCCCCACGTTGCAGTTTTAGAGCAGCAATCTATTCATATTCACAAAATG ACGCAATGGCCAACAATCCCACAATCTCTACCAAAGATACTTCATCCCTTCATGCTTTTGCTCAAGCCCTTGGTCCAGTTTTTTGTGCTTTTTTGGTTTCTCTGTGTCAAAATTCCATCACCTGATGTTTTCATAGTGCAG AATCCACCTTCTGTTCCAACCTTGGTGGCTGTAAAATGGGCAAGTTGGTTAAGACGTTCTGCATTTATTGTTGATTGGCATAATTTTGGACATACTTTGTTGGCGTTATCTCTGGGAAGAAGTAGTCGATTTGTGGCGGTGTACCACTG GCTCGAGAAGCATTATGGGAAGATGGCAAATGGTTCCCTATGTGTAACAAGGGCAATGCGACATGAATTGGCTCAAAATTGGGGAATTAA GGCTACTGTTCTTTATGACCAGCCTCCTGAATTCTTCCATCCTGCTTCACTTGAGGAGAAGCATGAG TTATTTTGTAGATTAGGTAAAAATCTTAATCAGGCTCATGGTGTTCGAGATTGTGTAAGCAATG GAACTATGGGCATGCATAGCTGTGATCTAGAGACTTTATTTACCACCCAGGTTGGCAGTGACATTTTTTTGAAACCAAACAGGCCCGCACTTATTGTTAGCAGTACAAGCTG GACTCAAGATGAAGATTTTGGCATCCTCCTGGAAGCAGCAGTTATGTATGATAGACGTGTTGCTGCTATTTTAAATGAAGATGATTCAATTTCAGAAGATGCTGTTTGGAATGAAATATGTGATGGGAAGCAATTCCCATACCCAAGGTTGTTATTCATAATTACAG GTAAAGGGCCTGAAAAAGAAAAATACGAAGGAAAAATTAGGAGACTGCACCTAAAACGTGTGGCATTTCGTACCATGTGGCTCTCTGCTGAGGATTACCCATTGCTGCTTG GATCAGCAGACCTAGGTGTTTGCCTGCACACTTCCTCATCTGGGCTGGACCTTCCAATGAAG GTTGTGGATATGTTTGGTTGTGGGTTGCCTGTGTGCGCAGTTTCCTACTCTTG CATCAAGGAACTTGTGAAGGTTGACAAAAACGGCCTCCTCTTTTCATCATCATCTGAACTAGCTGACGAACTCTTG ATGCTATTGAAGGGTTTTCCAGATGAATGTGATGCTCTTAAGGTGTTGAGAAATGGTGCCTTGAAAATGGGGTCTTCTGCAAGGTGGGCGTCCGAGTGGGAAGAGCATGCCAAACCATTAATATCAGAG GTTCTTTCTCAAAACTTCAGTTGA
- the LOC131166100 gene encoding UDP-glycosyltransferase TURAN isoform X2 has product MAALVPDHTKLMQSIGKMEEKMGKRGRAAVVVLGDLGRSPRMQYHALSLARQASLEVDIVAYGGTDPHVAVLEQQSIHIHKMTQWPTIPQSLPKILHPFMLLLKPLVQFFVLFWFLCVKIPSPDVFIVQNPPSVPTLVAVKWASWLRRSAFIVDWHNFGHTLLALSLGRSSRFVAVYHWLEKHYGKMANGSLCVTRAMRHELAQNWGIKATVLYDQPPEFFHPASLEEKHELFCRLGKNLNQAHGVRDCVSNGTMGMHSCDLETLFTTQVGSDIFLKPNRPALIVSSTSWTQDEDFGILLEAAVMYDRRVAAILNEDDSISEDAVWNEICDGKQFPYPRLLFIITGKGPEKEKYEGKIRRLHLKRVAFRTMWLSAEDYPLLLGSADLGVCLHTSSSGLDLPMKVVDMFGCGLPVCAVSYSCIKELVKVDKNGLLFSSSSELADELLMLLKGFPDECDALKVLRNGALKMGSSARWASEWEEHAKPLISEAS; this is encoded by the exons ATGGCTG CTTTGGTACCAGATCACACGAAATTGATGCAATCAATAGGGAAAATGGAAGAGAAGATGGGGAAGAGAGGCAGGGCGGCAGTGGTGGTTCTGGGGGATCTGGGCCGCAGCCCTCGCATGCAGTACCATGCCCTTTCCCTTGCTCGTCAG GCGTCTCTGGAGGTAGACATTGTTGCATATGGAG GTACTGATCCCCACGTTGCAGTTTTAGAGCAGCAATCTATTCATATTCACAAAATG ACGCAATGGCCAACAATCCCACAATCTCTACCAAAGATACTTCATCCCTTCATGCTTTTGCTCAAGCCCTTGGTCCAGTTTTTTGTGCTTTTTTGGTTTCTCTGTGTCAAAATTCCATCACCTGATGTTTTCATAGTGCAG AATCCACCTTCTGTTCCAACCTTGGTGGCTGTAAAATGGGCAAGTTGGTTAAGACGTTCTGCATTTATTGTTGATTGGCATAATTTTGGACATACTTTGTTGGCGTTATCTCTGGGAAGAAGTAGTCGATTTGTGGCGGTGTACCACTG GCTCGAGAAGCATTATGGGAAGATGGCAAATGGTTCCCTATGTGTAACAAGGGCAATGCGACATGAATTGGCTCAAAATTGGGGAATTAA GGCTACTGTTCTTTATGACCAGCCTCCTGAATTCTTCCATCCTGCTTCACTTGAGGAGAAGCATGAG TTATTTTGTAGATTAGGTAAAAATCTTAATCAGGCTCATGGTGTTCGAGATTGTGTAAGCAATG GAACTATGGGCATGCATAGCTGTGATCTAGAGACTTTATTTACCACCCAGGTTGGCAGTGACATTTTTTTGAAACCAAACAGGCCCGCACTTATTGTTAGCAGTACAAGCTG GACTCAAGATGAAGATTTTGGCATCCTCCTGGAAGCAGCAGTTATGTATGATAGACGTGTTGCTGCTATTTTAAATGAAGATGATTCAATTTCAGAAGATGCTGTTTGGAATGAAATATGTGATGGGAAGCAATTCCCATACCCAAGGTTGTTATTCATAATTACAG GTAAAGGGCCTGAAAAAGAAAAATACGAAGGAAAAATTAGGAGACTGCACCTAAAACGTGTGGCATTTCGTACCATGTGGCTCTCTGCTGAGGATTACCCATTGCTGCTTG GATCAGCAGACCTAGGTGTTTGCCTGCACACTTCCTCATCTGGGCTGGACCTTCCAATGAAG GTTGTGGATATGTTTGGTTGTGGGTTGCCTGTGTGCGCAGTTTCCTACTCTTG CATCAAGGAACTTGTGAAGGTTGACAAAAACGGCCTCCTCTTTTCATCATCATCTGAACTAGCTGACGAACTCTTG ATGCTATTGAAGGGTTTTCCAGATGAATGTGATGCTCTTAAGGTGTTGAGAAATGGTGCCTTGAAAATGGGGTCTTCTGCAAGGTGGGCGTCCGAGTGGGAAGAGCATGCCAAACCATTAATATCAGAGGCAAGCTAG
- the LOC131166100 gene encoding UDP-glycosyltransferase TURAN isoform X4, translating into MQSIGKMEEKMGKRGRAAVVVLGDLGRSPRMQYHALSLARQASLEVDIVAYGGTDPHVAVLEQQSIHIHKMTQWPTIPQSLPKILHPFMLLLKPLVQFFVLFWFLCVKIPSPDVFIVQNPPSVPTLVAVKWASWLRRSAFIVDWHNFGHTLLALSLGRSSRFVAVYHWLEKHYGKMANGSLCVTRAMRHELAQNWGIKATVLYDQPPEFFHPASLEEKHELFCRLGKNLNQAHGVRDCVSNGTMGMHSCDLETLFTTQVGSDIFLKPNRPALIVSSTSWTQDEDFGILLEAAVMYDRRVAAILNEDDSISEDAVWNEICDGKQFPYPRLLFIITGKGPEKEKYEGKIRRLHLKRVAFRTMWLSAEDYPLLLGSADLGVCLHTSSSGLDLPMKVVDMFGCGLPVCAVSYSCIKELVKVDKNGLLFSSSSELADELLMLLKGFPDECDALKVLRNGALKMGSSARWASEWEEHAKPLISEVLSQNFS; encoded by the exons ATGCAATCAATAGGGAAAATGGAAGAGAAGATGGGGAAGAGAGGCAGGGCGGCAGTGGTGGTTCTGGGGGATCTGGGCCGCAGCCCTCGCATGCAGTACCATGCCCTTTCCCTTGCTCGTCAG GCGTCTCTGGAGGTAGACATTGTTGCATATGGAG GTACTGATCCCCACGTTGCAGTTTTAGAGCAGCAATCTATTCATATTCACAAAATG ACGCAATGGCCAACAATCCCACAATCTCTACCAAAGATACTTCATCCCTTCATGCTTTTGCTCAAGCCCTTGGTCCAGTTTTTTGTGCTTTTTTGGTTTCTCTGTGTCAAAATTCCATCACCTGATGTTTTCATAGTGCAG AATCCACCTTCTGTTCCAACCTTGGTGGCTGTAAAATGGGCAAGTTGGTTAAGACGTTCTGCATTTATTGTTGATTGGCATAATTTTGGACATACTTTGTTGGCGTTATCTCTGGGAAGAAGTAGTCGATTTGTGGCGGTGTACCACTG GCTCGAGAAGCATTATGGGAAGATGGCAAATGGTTCCCTATGTGTAACAAGGGCAATGCGACATGAATTGGCTCAAAATTGGGGAATTAA GGCTACTGTTCTTTATGACCAGCCTCCTGAATTCTTCCATCCTGCTTCACTTGAGGAGAAGCATGAG TTATTTTGTAGATTAGGTAAAAATCTTAATCAGGCTCATGGTGTTCGAGATTGTGTAAGCAATG GAACTATGGGCATGCATAGCTGTGATCTAGAGACTTTATTTACCACCCAGGTTGGCAGTGACATTTTTTTGAAACCAAACAGGCCCGCACTTATTGTTAGCAGTACAAGCTG GACTCAAGATGAAGATTTTGGCATCCTCCTGGAAGCAGCAGTTATGTATGATAGACGTGTTGCTGCTATTTTAAATGAAGATGATTCAATTTCAGAAGATGCTGTTTGGAATGAAATATGTGATGGGAAGCAATTCCCATACCCAAGGTTGTTATTCATAATTACAG GTAAAGGGCCTGAAAAAGAAAAATACGAAGGAAAAATTAGGAGACTGCACCTAAAACGTGTGGCATTTCGTACCATGTGGCTCTCTGCTGAGGATTACCCATTGCTGCTTG GATCAGCAGACCTAGGTGTTTGCCTGCACACTTCCTCATCTGGGCTGGACCTTCCAATGAAG GTTGTGGATATGTTTGGTTGTGGGTTGCCTGTGTGCGCAGTTTCCTACTCTTG CATCAAGGAACTTGTGAAGGTTGACAAAAACGGCCTCCTCTTTTCATCATCATCTGAACTAGCTGACGAACTCTTG ATGCTATTGAAGGGTTTTCCAGATGAATGTGATGCTCTTAAGGTGTTGAGAAATGGTGCCTTGAAAATGGGGTCTTCTGCAAGGTGGGCGTCCGAGTGGGAAGAGCATGCCAAACCATTAATATCAGAG GTTCTTTCTCAAAACTTCAGTTGA
- the LOC131166102 gene encoding phosphatidylinositol N-acetylglucosaminyltransferase subunit P: MADLRSVSSPRRILSFNKRRRATVFVSDPDDKASGFGLSGDHGPKTSEVYGFVGSITTVVATVIFFIWAYVPEPWLHSIGINYYPSRYWALAVPAYVMVTVVSALGFYIGLNFIATPPPNSLNTMFDEFSREPLSSTPSVEGDEQPIDPIFDIGINQINDLMFNDVK, from the exons ATGGCAGATCTTCGTTCTGTCAGTAGCCCCAGAAGGATCCTCAGTTTTAATAAAAGGAGGAGAGCAACCGTGTTCGTTTCTGACCCAGATGATAAGGCTTCTGGTTTTGGCTTGTCTGGAGACCATGGTCCCAAGACTTCTGAAGTTTATGGCTTTGTGGGTTCCATAACCACGGTTGTTGCTACAG TTATATTCTTTATATGGGCATATGTTCCTGAACCTTGGCTACATTCAATTGGGATTAATTACTATCCTAGCAG GTATTGGGCATTGGCGGTGCCAGCTTATGTTATGGTGACAGTAGTTTCAGCATTGGGTTTTTACATTGGTCTCAATTTCATTGCAACCCCTCCACCAAATTCCTTAAACACAATGTTTG ATGAATTTAGTAGGGAGCCTCTGAGCTCTACACCTTCAGTGGAAGGAGATGAGCAGCCCATTGATCCCATTTTTGATATTGGCATCAACCAAATAAATGATCTCATGTTTAATGATGTTAAGTGA